The DNA sequence TGAAAGTATAACTCTGGTTTTCGTGGGTGGTTTGCGTGCATGGAAAATGAAAAGTGCCATTATAGGCCTCATCCATCATCCCCTATTTTCATACTGTTATGTCCAAATCACAAATAAAGTACAGTATATATCCCATTTGGTCTAAGATAATCTGCTAGCTAGAATTGCAACTGTTTTTGATTAATGCTAAGTAAAATTATTGCGCTTTTTACCCATTTGCTCAAGACAATGATTTCTTATGTTCACTCATAAAAAGCAACAAAAGCCCCCAAGTGTCCAACATTTTTTTGCTGGATCTGTATACTCCATAGTTACTTGGGAAGATGATGAGTAAAGAAAAGGTATCATCGTCGATTTCGTCATCCTCTATTGTTAAGCATACATTGGAAAACACCCCTGTGTGCACTTGTGGATCACCCGCTTCACTTAGAACATCTAATACGCGGCGAAATCCGGGCCGAGCATTCTTTGGGTGTTCAAACTACAATATGAAGGTACAAAAGCAGAGTTCCTTCACTTTAACTTTTGGCGGGTTTGACACaacaaaatacattaattttatactcacaaaattagcttctcgtttgtttgtttataCAGGGGTTACCACATTGcaacttttttaaatgggcAGATCGCGGTCAGGAAAGAGAACAAGAACTTCACAAAATTGAAACTGATCTGTTAAGGAAGAAGGATGAGCTTCAGAAAACACAGGAGGAGTTTCAGAAAACACGGGAAGAGCTTCGAAAATTAGAGGAAGAGGTTCGTAAAACTATGGAAGAAGTTCGAcattggatggaagaggttcgtAAAAGAGAGGGCAAAATTGTGAAAATGGAGTTGGAAGTTCGGCGTCAACGCACACATCTGCGTATATGTTGGgcaattttaatattactttatttGTTGTATGTACGATCATAGTGAACACCCGTAAAGCTGGAATATTTTGTACTTTTCTGAACACTTGCGAATCACACTTGTGTAGTAGTTATGGAAATGCCTACAACTTTGTATTTAATTACTTGGGAATATTATGGAACTTGTGGGACAACACTTGAAAAAGTGGGCAATGCTTGTATATCTGATCTTTTGCTATGGAAAGTGGATGTAATCTTTTGCAAATTGTCCAGGGATTGGCCTTGCCAATGCATATAGTTCATATAATCGGACCTATCATGTCTGGTTGTTAAtcaaaaaaaccaatttatgaATTGGCATTGTACGATACAAATCTCAGTGTAAAACCTGAACTGCATATACAGACTATGTACAATATTTTGCTATCACGCGTTTTATGAATTTTGAGATACCTCATTTTTGCCCCTTGTTAATCCTCACTTGCACTCAATTGCATGGGGCAGTAATGGCCAACGTCATTACTGCCCCAACCTAAAAacggtgcaaattttggcaggtTCCATTTATAACTGGAGTTTTCATGCCTctgatcaataaaaaattatatcctgTAAATTGACAATATCAAAGAATCATGTAAAATATGCTTAACCGCCCAATCATGTTAGTTTTATGTATCAAACCTGTGGTAATATGCGAACATACAACAGCTTATGCTCTCGTAAATGCACAACTAAAAACAACTTGGTATTTCTACCCATCAAGTTGGCTGCAATAAAGCGAACTTCCACCCATCTAAAAATTATTACAGCAGCGAAATCAGTAATGTTGTACCCAACGAGAATGAAAAATAATGTTACACCACCCTTCCAACATCAAGTAATAATTACATCAacatgctttaattttttttttacacaaccCATCAAAAAATCATTACATGCCTACTTCCAACATCAAGTAGTAATTACAACAACGTCACTAATGTTGCTATACACAACCCATCAAAAAATCATTACATGCCTACTTCCAACATCAAGAGAGGCTTACAACAACTTCACTAATGTTGCTATACACTACCCAAATGAAAAATCATAACATGCCTACTTCCAACATCAAGTAATAATTACAACAACTTCACTAATGTTGCTATACACTACCCATCAAAAAATCATTACATGCGTACTTCCAACCagcaaaaaataattacaacaccTCCACTAATGTAATTATAcacaacccataaaaaaaaatacaccatcaCCATCTGCGTAGCTTAGCCCTTATCCTTCAAAACTAATGTTGCAATACATCATTATATGGTGGTCAGATTTGGGTTGACTCCCCTTCGTTCTGCTGTACAGTACTCTTCCTAAATCAAGTACACCAGCGAAATCAATAGCATAAATGAAAATACAGCTGGTTTAATTTAAGTAAAACCACCAAAATTAAAGCATCATGGCTTAGTGCCTAATCTCATAAAGTAATAAGCATCACCAAAGTTACAAACCCCATAAAGTGGCTCATTGTGACGGTTGTGTCTCACGCAAGCTACCCGGTTGGGTTCCATCCATCCCAAGCAAGATCTGTGAACAAATCAATATCAGttatatcattaaaaatacaACCCATCATAACactcatttggaaaaaaatacacaatatcaCCAAGTTTAAGAATGAGAAatttacactttcttgagtctcATTCACTGCAAAGCCAAACTCGGTGGCACTAACATTTAACACTTCGGTAGTGTTTTGTATTGGCTAACAATACATAAGCGGAGTATTAGATCAATACGTAAAGCTATAGACCCAAATTTTCCAATtagttttaaaagctataaaaattaCTCATATCAAACAAAACCCGCAAATGTACCTCAACTGGGACAGTTTGTTGTGTTCCAACAACTGTTtggccaaataaattcctgcacGTTCCAACAACTTCGCCTTCTATTCCATGTGGCTACAAAGCCAACAAAACCAGGTATAAGCGTGGGAATAAATTGCAATTTATATATGTCAGTTATATCACCACGTAAAAATATGACTTAAAAGCTAAAAAATTCAGAACAGTGCACTCAGTGGTAACCTGTTTACGCTTTCCTCCACGACTAGCCTTCTTCGTCGTGGGTTTCACTTTCTCAATCATTGATTTCTTTCTAAGAGATGGAGGTCTACCTTTTCCTCTGACTACATGAGGACTCAGCACTTTCTTAGAACTCGCTTCTGTGGTTA is a window from the Carya illinoinensis cultivar Pawnee chromosome 14, C.illinoinensisPawnee_v1, whole genome shotgun sequence genome containing:
- the LOC122293750 gene encoding uncharacterized protein LOC122293750 gives rise to the protein MMSKEKVSSSISSSSIVKHTLENTPVCTCGSPASLRTSNTRRNPGRAFFGCSNYNMKGLPHCNFFKWADRGQEREQELHKIETDLLRKKDELQKTQEEFQKTREELRKLEEEVRKTMEEVRHWMEEGLALPMHIVHIIGPIMSGC
- the LOC122294159 gene encoding uncharacterized protein LOC122294159, whose amino-acid sequence is MRGILCRHVLGIMRVNKVRSVPEKYILDRWRKDIKRTYTLIPSSYDLVDQRPEVSRYSRIIRKCYEVATNASSCDEHTEDMLAKLDAMNLGYRTNLPPSKVVVIHADLTTEASSKKVLSPHVVRGKGRPPSLRKKSMIEKVKPTTKKASRGGKRKQPHGIEGEVVGTCRNLFGQTVVGTQQTVPVEPIQNTTEVLNVSATEFGFAVNETQESILLGMDGTQPGSLRETQPSQ